One Anaerobranca californiensis DSM 14826 DNA window includes the following coding sequences:
- a CDS encoding ribbon-helix-helix domain-containing protein: MSLKNRIRIGSAIDKKLYEEIKMLSEKTRIPMSKLLDEAIEDLIKKYKKL, from the coding sequence ATGTCGCTAAAAAATAGAATTCGCATAGGTTCAGCAATTGATAAAAAACTTTATGAAGAAATAAAAATGTTATCAGAAAAAACAAGGATACCAATGTCTAAACTTCTCGATGAAGCTATAGAAGATTTAATAAAAAAATATAAAAAACTTTAG